A genomic region of Streptomyces sp. R33 contains the following coding sequences:
- a CDS encoding short-chain fatty acyl-CoA regulator family protein: MGKTYAGARLRRLREERRMSQADLARVLAISPSYLNQMEHDSRPLTVPVLLRLTEAFGVDPGFFSERDTSRLVADLREALAGEVAEARVSASDLAELASRMPAVAQVLLDLGRRSRLLAEGLAGAADGRGGGSGGPLSPHEEIREFFYRRQNYLHDTDLAAEELARALGIRPGEVVRALSARLADRHGVRIAVAGGSAAGSERLHHYTESGRVLQLSARLRPGQQAFRMATQLALLEYGDELDRLAAEDFPAGSSSHGLARIGIANYFAAALILPYGAFHTAAEGFRYDIERLTDHFGLGYETVCHRLSTLQRPRLRGVPFSFVRVDRAGNMSKRQSATGFHFSRAGGTCPLWNVYEAFAAPGRIHVQVAAMPDGQRYLWTARAVTRHRGGWGEPGKTFAIGLGCEIRHAARLVYSDGLDLDDTSADTPIGMGCRICERLECPQRAVPPLGRPLAVDENSSTFVPYRVAE; encoded by the coding sequence GTGGGCAAGACGTACGCGGGGGCACGGCTGCGGCGGCTGCGCGAGGAGCGGCGGATGAGCCAGGCCGATCTGGCCCGGGTGCTCGCGATCTCGCCCAGCTACCTCAACCAGATGGAGCACGACTCCCGCCCGCTGACCGTGCCCGTGCTGCTGCGGCTGACCGAGGCCTTCGGCGTCGATCCGGGCTTCTTCTCGGAACGGGACACCAGCCGCCTCGTCGCGGACCTGCGCGAAGCGCTGGCCGGGGAGGTCGCCGAGGCCCGGGTCTCGGCCTCCGACCTCGCCGAACTGGCCTCCCGTATGCCGGCGGTCGCGCAGGTGCTGCTGGACCTCGGGCGACGCAGCCGGCTGCTGGCCGAGGGTCTGGCCGGTGCCGCGGACGGCCGCGGCGGGGGCAGCGGCGGGCCCCTCTCCCCGCACGAGGAGATCCGCGAGTTCTTCTACCGCCGCCAGAACTACCTGCATGACACCGACCTCGCCGCCGAGGAGCTGGCCCGGGCCCTCGGGATCCGGCCCGGCGAGGTCGTCCGCGCCCTCTCCGCCCGGCTGGCGGACCGGCACGGCGTACGGATCGCCGTCGCCGGTGGCTCGGCGGCCGGCTCCGAACGGCTGCACCACTACACGGAATCCGGCCGCGTGCTCCAGCTGTCCGCCCGTCTGAGGCCGGGCCAGCAGGCCTTCCGGATGGCCACGCAACTGGCCCTGCTCGAGTACGGGGACGAGCTGGACCGGCTCGCCGCCGAGGACTTCCCCGCCGGTTCCAGCTCGCACGGCCTCGCCCGCATCGGCATCGCGAACTACTTCGCCGCCGCGCTGATCCTCCCGTACGGCGCCTTCCACACGGCCGCCGAGGGATTCCGCTACGACATCGAGCGGCTCACCGACCACTTCGGCCTCGGCTACGAGACGGTCTGTCACCGCCTGAGCACCCTCCAACGCCCCAGGCTGCGCGGGGTGCCCTTCTCGTTCGTGCGCGTCGACCGCGCCGGGAACATGTCCAAGCGGCAGTCCGCGACCGGATTCCACTTCTCCCGTGCGGGCGGCACCTGCCCGCTGTGGAACGTGTACGAGGCCTTCGCCGCACCCGGCCGCATCCACGTCCAGGTCGCCGCCATGCCGGACGGGCAGCGCTACCTGTGGACCGCCCGCGCCGTCACCCGGCACCGGGGCGGCTGGGGCGAACCCGGCAAGACCTTCGCGATCGGCCTCGGCTGCGAGATCCGGCACGCCGCGCGGCTCGTCTACTCCGACGGCCTCGACCTGGACGACACCTCCGCCGACACGCCCATCGGCATGGGCTGCCGGATCTGCGAGCGCCTGGAGTGCCCGCAGCGCGCCGTCCCACCCCTCGGGCGCCCGCTGGCCGTCGACGAGAACAGCAGCACCTTCGTCCCCTACCGGGTGGCGGAGTAG
- the aceA gene encoding isocitrate lyase: protein MADTNTTAAAAALAGRWASDPRWAGIERTYSAEDVVRLSGSIREEHTLARRGAERLWRGLHERDYVHALGALTGGQAVQQVRAGLQAIYLSGWQVAADANQAAHTYPDQSLYPVNSVPQVVRRINNALLRADQISTAEGAADGIDWLAPIVADAEAGFGGPLNAFELTKAMIAAGAAGIHYEDQLASEKKCGHLGGKVLVPTAQHIRTLNAARLAADIADTPTLIIARTDALAATLLTSDVDERDAQFATGERTAEGFYRVQNGMAPVIARGLAYAPYADLIWVETGTPDLAQAREFAEAVHAEYPDRMLAYNCSPSFNWKAALDDDQIAKFQRELGAMGYRFQFITLAGFHSLNHGMFDLARGYAEHGMTAYVDLQEREFAAQEHGFTAVKHQREVGTGYFDLVSTAVNPASSTTALAGSTEEEQFH, encoded by the coding sequence ATGGCAGACACGAACACGACGGCAGCGGCAGCGGCACTCGCCGGGCGCTGGGCGAGCGACCCGCGCTGGGCCGGCATCGAGCGGACCTACTCCGCCGAGGACGTCGTCCGGCTCTCCGGCAGCATCCGCGAGGAGCACACCCTGGCCCGGCGCGGCGCCGAACGGCTGTGGCGCGGGCTCCACGAGCGGGACTACGTCCACGCGCTCGGCGCCCTCACCGGCGGCCAGGCCGTCCAGCAGGTCCGGGCAGGCCTCCAGGCCATCTACCTCTCCGGCTGGCAGGTCGCCGCCGATGCCAACCAGGCCGCGCACACCTACCCGGACCAGAGCCTCTACCCGGTCAACTCCGTCCCCCAGGTGGTCCGTCGGATCAACAACGCCCTGCTGCGAGCCGACCAGATCTCCACAGCGGAGGGCGCTGCGGACGGCATCGACTGGCTGGCGCCGATCGTCGCCGACGCCGAAGCCGGCTTCGGCGGTCCGCTGAACGCCTTCGAGCTCACCAAGGCCATGATCGCGGCGGGCGCGGCGGGCATCCACTACGAGGACCAGCTCGCCTCCGAGAAGAAGTGCGGCCACCTCGGCGGCAAGGTCCTCGTTCCCACCGCGCAGCACATCCGCACCCTGAACGCGGCCCGCCTGGCCGCCGACATCGCGGACACCCCGACCCTGATCATCGCCCGTACGGACGCCCTCGCCGCGACCCTGCTGACCAGCGACGTCGACGAGCGCGACGCGCAGTTCGCGACGGGTGAGCGGACCGCCGAGGGCTTCTACCGCGTCCAGAACGGGATGGCGCCGGTCATCGCCCGCGGCCTCGCCTACGCCCCGTACGCCGACCTCATCTGGGTCGAGACCGGCACTCCGGACCTGGCCCAGGCCCGCGAGTTCGCCGAGGCCGTCCACGCCGAGTACCCCGACCGGATGCTGGCCTACAACTGCTCGCCCTCCTTCAACTGGAAGGCCGCCCTGGACGACGACCAGATCGCCAAGTTCCAGCGGGAGCTGGGCGCCATGGGCTACCGCTTCCAGTTCATCACCCTGGCCGGCTTCCACTCCCTCAACCACGGCATGTTCGACCTCGCCCGCGGCTACGCCGAGCACGGCATGACCGCGTACGTGGACCTCCAGGAGCGCGAATTTGCCGCCCAGGAGCACGGCTTCACCGCCGTCAAGCACCAGCGCGAGGTCGGCACCGGCTACTTCGACCTGGTCTCCACCGCCGTCAACCCCGCCTCCTCCACCACCGCGCTCGCCGGCTCCACGGAGGAGGAGCAGTTCCACTAG
- a CDS encoding 3-hydroxybutyryl-CoA dehydrogenase: MSTLGSEIRRIGIVGCGRMGAGIAEVCARAGLDTVVCEADATAARAARERVAVSLERAVQRGRLDRISAEAALARLLFTGDLEDLADRQLVIEAAVENADVKKEIFSALDKLVEDPGAILASNTSAIPIMTLGMATGRADRVLGVHFFNPVPVLPLVEIVSSLHTTADTAGTMECFLRETLGKTTIRSRDRSGFVVNALLVPYLLSAIRMAESGFATAADIDAGMVLGCAHPMGPLKLADLIGLDTVAAIAESLYAEFKEPLYAPPPLLRRMVQAGLLGRKTGRGFHTYDRG, encoded by the coding sequence ATGAGCACGCTCGGCTCCGAGATCCGTCGCATCGGCATCGTCGGCTGCGGCCGGATGGGCGCCGGAATCGCCGAAGTCTGCGCCCGCGCCGGCCTCGACACGGTCGTCTGCGAGGCCGACGCCACGGCGGCCCGCGCCGCCCGCGAGCGGGTCGCCGTGTCGCTGGAACGCGCCGTGCAGCGCGGCAGGCTCGACCGGATCTCCGCCGAGGCCGCGCTGGCCCGCCTGCTGTTCACCGGGGACCTCGAGGATCTCGCGGACCGGCAGCTGGTCATCGAAGCCGCCGTGGAGAACGCCGACGTGAAGAAGGAGATCTTCAGCGCCCTCGACAAGCTCGTGGAGGACCCGGGGGCGATCCTCGCCTCCAACACCTCCGCCATCCCGATCATGACCCTGGGCATGGCCACGGGCCGCGCCGACCGCGTGCTGGGGGTGCACTTCTTCAACCCCGTCCCGGTCCTGCCGCTGGTCGAGATCGTCTCCTCCCTCCACACCACGGCGGACACCGCCGGCACGATGGAGTGCTTCCTACGCGAAACGCTCGGCAAGACCACGATCCGCTCCCGGGACCGGTCCGGCTTCGTGGTCAACGCACTACTGGTCCCCTACCTGCTGTCGGCCATCCGGATGGCCGAGTCCGGCTTCGCGACGGCCGCCGACATCGACGCCGGCATGGTGCTCGGCTGCGCCCACCCCATGGGACCGCTGAAACTCGCCGACCTCATCGGCCTCGACACCGTCGCCGCGATCGCGGAGTCCCTCTACGCCGAGTTCAAGGAACCCCTGTACGCCCCGCCGCCGCTCCTCCGCCGGATGGTCCAGGCAGGGCTCCTCGGCCGCAAGACGGGGCGCGGGTTCCACACCTACGACCGGGGCTGA
- a CDS encoding class E sortase produces the protein MLLPFPSRAVPAVLAGAVTALSAACAPSAAAGPVAPPRTTAAVPAPARAAAPPAGPGVAVRTQVSTLSIPSAGIAGLRVVPYEGTTDDAPGTRIQDLGVAASPYGERGGVGPGQIGNFLVTAHRLSAGGPLHDLPSVDEGDTVLVTAGGTVYTYEIVATRKTSFRSESSLSGQRAAVPGAPGVSPAQAMITISTCATPEDHAEGNFWSDARGNPEHRIDKIGVLRKTAGAPPAG, from the coding sequence ATGCTCCTGCCGTTCCCGTCCCGAGCCGTGCCCGCCGTACTGGCCGGGGCCGTGACCGCCCTGTCGGCCGCGTGCGCACCTTCGGCTGCCGCCGGTCCGGTGGCCCCACCGCGGACGACGGCAGCGGTACCCGCTCCGGCCCGGGCGGCGGCCCCGCCCGCGGGCCCCGGCGTTGCCGTCCGTACCCAGGTCTCCACCCTGTCCATACCCTCTGCCGGTATCGCCGGGCTGCGCGTGGTGCCGTACGAGGGCACCACCGACGACGCGCCCGGGACCCGTATCCAGGACCTCGGCGTGGCGGCCAGTCCGTACGGCGAGCGGGGCGGAGTCGGCCCCGGTCAGATCGGCAATTTCCTGGTCACAGCGCACCGCCTGTCGGCGGGCGGTCCACTGCACGACCTGCCTTCCGTCGACGAGGGCGACACGGTTCTCGTGACCGCGGGTGGGACGGTCTACACGTACGAGATCGTCGCGACCCGCAAGACGTCCTTCCGCTCGGAGAGCTCGCTGAGCGGACAGCGCGCCGCAGTGCCCGGGGCGCCCGGGGTGAGCCCCGCACAAGCCATGATCACGATCTCGACCTGCGCCACGCCGGAGGACCACGCCGAAGGCAACTTCTGGAGCGATGCCCGGGGCAACCCCGAGCACCGCATCGACAAGATAGGGGTTCTGCGCAAAACCGCCGGAGCCCCGCCCGCCGGCTGA
- a CDS encoding 5'-nucleotidase — MKYDLSDRLVVGIASSALFDLTDCDAVFRERGEDAYRSHQETHVDDVLGKGVAFPFVRRLLSLNDLSDPSDPLVEVIILSRNDPDTGMRVMRSIKAHDLPISRAVFRQGRPSHRFMPALNMSLFLSANGPDVRDAVAEGLPAGHVLQTARIDDETDRELRIAFDFDGVVAGDAAERIYQSGGVDAFRAHEVRNATTPHDPGPLRDFLAGINRLQRREEEQRRNDPAYRPRVRVSLVTARDAPAHERAVASLKGWGLRVNDAFFLGGIDKAAVMKALDPHIFFDDQVSHLNATAPGTPSVHIPFGVVNTTPRTAEG, encoded by the coding sequence ATGAAGTACGACCTGTCCGACCGCTTGGTGGTCGGGATCGCCTCCAGTGCCCTCTTCGACCTGACCGACTGCGACGCCGTGTTCCGGGAGCGAGGAGAGGACGCCTACCGGAGCCATCAGGAGACTCATGTCGACGATGTGCTGGGCAAAGGGGTGGCCTTCCCCTTCGTCAGACGCCTGCTGTCGTTGAACGACCTCTCGGATCCGTCCGATCCCTTGGTCGAGGTCATCATCCTTTCCCGGAACGACCCGGACACCGGCATGCGCGTCATGCGTTCGATCAAAGCGCACGACCTGCCGATCAGCCGCGCGGTCTTCCGGCAGGGTCGACCCTCACACCGCTTCATGCCGGCGCTGAACATGTCGCTGTTCCTGTCGGCCAACGGACCTGACGTCCGCGACGCGGTCGCAGAGGGACTGCCGGCGGGTCATGTACTCCAGACAGCACGAATCGACGACGAGACCGACCGTGAACTCCGCATCGCCTTCGACTTCGACGGAGTGGTGGCAGGCGACGCCGCCGAGCGGATCTACCAGAGCGGCGGTGTCGACGCGTTCCGTGCGCACGAGGTCCGCAATGCCACCACCCCCCACGATCCGGGCCCGCTACGGGACTTCCTCGCCGGCATCAATCGCCTCCAGCGCCGCGAGGAGGAGCAGCGCCGCAACGATCCGGCCTATCGGCCCCGCGTTCGGGTGTCCCTGGTCACCGCTCGGGATGCACCGGCACACGAACGCGCCGTCGCGAGCCTCAAAGGGTGGGGACTACGGGTCAACGACGCCTTCTTCCTCGGCGGTATCGACAAAGCTGCGGTCATGAAAGCGCTCGACCCGCACATCTTCTTCGACGACCAGGTCTCTCATCTGAACGCCACGGCACCGGGCACCCCCAGCGTTCACATCCCCTTCGGAGTGGTCAATACGACCCCCCGGACAGCGGAAGGGTGA
- a CDS encoding CatB-related O-acetyltransferase gives MPGQPRVVLLKPLVTSPLIEVGEYSYYDDPDEPTAFETRNVLYHYGPEKLIIGRFCALGTGVRFLMNGANHRMDGPSTFPFPIMGGGWAEHFDLITGLPGRGDTVVGNDVWFGHGATVMPGVRIGHGAIIAAGAVVVDDVPDYGIAGGNPARLIRTRYSEADVARLLALAWWDWPAEHLTRHVRTVMSGSIDDLEAAAPAGPRRT, from the coding sequence ATGCCCGGACAGCCGCGCGTGGTGCTCCTGAAGCCGCTGGTGACGTCTCCGCTGATCGAGGTCGGCGAGTATTCCTACTACGACGATCCGGACGAGCCCACCGCCTTCGAGACGCGCAACGTGCTCTACCACTACGGGCCGGAGAAGCTGATCATCGGGAGGTTCTGCGCTCTGGGCACCGGCGTCCGGTTCCTCATGAACGGTGCCAACCACCGTATGGACGGCCCCTCGACCTTCCCGTTCCCCATCATGGGCGGCGGCTGGGCCGAGCACTTCGATCTCATCACCGGCCTCCCCGGCCGCGGGGACACCGTCGTCGGGAACGACGTCTGGTTCGGCCACGGTGCCACGGTCATGCCCGGAGTGCGCATCGGCCACGGCGCGATCATCGCCGCCGGAGCCGTCGTCGTCGACGACGTCCCCGACTACGGCATCGCCGGCGGCAACCCGGCCCGGCTGATCCGAACCCGGTACAGCGAGGCGGACGTCGCCCGCCTCCTCGCCCTCGCCTGGTGGGACTGGCCGGCCGAGCACCTGACCCGGCACGTGCGCACCGTGATGTCCGGCAGCATCGACGACCTGGAAGCCGCCGCCCCGGCCGGGCCCCGGCGCACGTGA
- a CDS encoding alpha/beta hydrolase translates to MKRLAPLLATVGLVATSLPLLTAHQAAAAQTPGHMRQKPAWHRCSPDRPATFECATLKVPLDYQHPEGRTLDLAISRIKSENPAKRRGVLLFNPGGPGTPALTRPVQLDKNMPKDVRDQYDLIGFDPRGVGESSPITCGGLSRAEHGIGGAYRPETFPSDVAWARGIADKCREKSGDVIPYITTRNTARDLDVIRAALGERKISYLSYSYGTYLGAVYSQMFPQHTDRFVLDSGVDPQRVWRGMIQVWGTEAEPAFARWTRWAAERSDRYGLGTTPEEVSATFWGLVARADRDPIVHDGRKYTGDDLRADPSLFFDPYGASAAIRFLKALAETGHPPADGGAPEPERLPAAARTSSWSASGPNTAAAGPAAAPDSGDNATAVYWSVVCGDTDSWPRDPDQYARDAVRDKAKYPIYGDFASNIKPCAFWQRPVEPATPMKTRADVLTVQNEWDPTTPLASGQGLHKALKGSRMVLALGGRKHGVYLSDPASCADATVDKYLATGRLPAADVTCQDTPPSP, encoded by the coding sequence ATGAAACGCCTCGCACCGCTGCTCGCCACCGTCGGACTCGTCGCGACCTCCCTGCCCCTGCTGACGGCACATCAGGCAGCCGCCGCCCAGACCCCCGGCCACATGCGCCAGAAGCCGGCATGGCACCGCTGCAGCCCGGACCGGCCGGCGACGTTCGAGTGCGCGACCCTCAAGGTGCCGCTCGACTATCAGCACCCCGAGGGCCGCACGCTCGACCTCGCGATATCCCGGATCAAGAGCGAGAACCCCGCCAAGCGGCGCGGCGTCCTGCTCTTCAATCCGGGCGGTCCCGGCACCCCCGCCCTGACCCGGCCGGTCCAGCTGGACAAGAACATGCCCAAGGACGTACGGGACCAGTACGACCTCATCGGCTTCGACCCGCGCGGGGTCGGCGAGAGCAGTCCGATCACCTGCGGCGGGCTGAGCCGGGCCGAACACGGCATCGGCGGTGCGTACCGGCCCGAGACCTTCCCCTCGGACGTGGCCTGGGCGCGCGGCATCGCCGACAAGTGCCGTGAGAAGTCCGGCGACGTCATCCCGTACATCACCACCCGCAACACGGCGCGCGACCTGGACGTGATCCGCGCGGCGCTCGGCGAGCGGAAGATCTCGTACCTGAGCTACTCGTACGGGACCTACCTCGGCGCCGTGTACTCCCAGATGTTCCCGCAGCACACCGACCGCTTCGTGCTGGACAGCGGGGTGGACCCGCAGCGCGTCTGGCGCGGCATGATCCAGGTGTGGGGCACCGAGGCGGAGCCCGCCTTCGCGCGGTGGACGCGGTGGGCGGCGGAGCGCTCGGACCGGTACGGGCTCGGCACCACGCCCGAAGAGGTGTCGGCCACCTTCTGGGGCCTGGTGGCGCGTGCCGACCGGGACCCGATCGTCCACGACGGGCGGAAGTACACGGGTGACGATCTCAGGGCCGATCCTTCGCTGTTCTTCGACCCGTACGGGGCTTCGGCCGCCATCAGGTTCCTGAAGGCCTTGGCCGAGACCGGACACCCGCCGGCGGACGGCGGCGCGCCGGAGCCGGAGCGGCTGCCGGCAGCCGCCCGGACCTCCTCATGGAGCGCCTCCGGGCCGAACACCGCTGCGGCCGGCCCGGCAGCAGCCCCCGATTCCGGAGACAACGCCACGGCCGTCTACTGGTCCGTCGTGTGCGGGGACACGGACAGCTGGCCGCGTGACCCCGATCAGTACGCGCGGGACGCGGTGCGGGACAAGGCGAAGTATCCGATCTACGGGGACTTCGCGTCGAACATCAAGCCGTGCGCCTTCTGGCAGCGGCCGGTCGAGCCCGCGACGCCCATGAAGACCCGGGCCGACGTACTGACCGTACAGAACGAGTGGGACCCGACGACCCCGCTGGCCAGCGGCCAGGGCCTGCACAAGGCGCTCAAGGGCTCGCGAATGGTGCTCGCGCTGGGCGGCCGGAAGCACGGTGTGTACCTCTCCGACCCGGCGTCCTGCGCCGACGCCACGGTCGACAAGTACCTCGCCACGGGCCGGCTGCCCGCTGCGGACGTGACCTGCCAGGACACGCCGCCCTCCCCGTAG
- a CDS encoding single-stranded DNA-binding protein — MDARETRPHSSEPRSSPASTGHRLLTIYLNDHLAGASGGVSLIRRMARTHRGTPAGVPLAALAEQIAQDRESLREIMTAFDVPAQWHRVVMGRLAEKAGRAKLNGRLVSRSPLSDVLELEAMRLGVEGKASLWRSLGTLAATAEAPLDPAVVARLLDRAQRQAAVLEELRLEAAGRAFTAAAEGSVPAGRGRADGTPRHRLSRRAGWAS, encoded by the coding sequence ATGGATGCCAGGGAAACCCGCCCCCACAGCTCGGAACCCCGTTCCTCACCCGCGTCAACCGGGCACCGCCTCCTCACGATCTATCTGAACGACCACCTCGCGGGCGCCAGCGGTGGCGTCTCCCTCATCCGCCGGATGGCGCGGACGCACCGCGGTACCCCGGCGGGGGTGCCCCTGGCCGCGCTGGCCGAGCAGATCGCCCAGGACCGGGAGAGCCTGCGCGAGATCATGACGGCCTTCGACGTCCCCGCGCAGTGGCACAGGGTCGTCATGGGCCGTCTGGCCGAGAAGGCGGGCAGGGCCAAGCTCAACGGCCGCCTGGTGAGCCGCTCACCCCTCAGCGACGTCCTCGAGCTGGAAGCCATGCGGCTCGGGGTGGAGGGCAAGGCATCCCTGTGGCGGTCGCTGGGGACCCTCGCCGCCACCGCCGAAGCCCCCCTCGACCCGGCCGTCGTCGCCCGGCTCCTGGACCGAGCCCAGCGCCAGGCGGCCGTCCTGGAGGAACTGCGGCTGGAGGCCGCGGGCCGGGCCTTCACCGCCGCTGCCGAAGGCTCCGTCCCGGCCGGCCGGGGCCGCGCCGACGGCACGCCACGCCACCGGCTGTCGCGAAGGGCGGGGTGGGCGTCATGA
- a CDS encoding NAD-dependent epimerase/dehydratase family protein, whose translation MRVVVTGASGNAGTSVVEALAADPTVTDVLGVSRRRPGLSIPGVRWIEADVEPGRGDLTEVFAGADAVVHLAWKFQPTHDPVATWRTNVLGSINVFESCARAGVHALVHASSVGAYSPGPEDGRPVDESWPTHGWPGAAYTREKAYLERYLDAFQLAHPELRVVRMRPAFLFKKESASEQGRIFGGRFLPWRLIRPGLLPALPAVSGLRFQALHTDDAAEAYRAAVVRPVRGPFNLVADPVLSTAAVAGLLRARTLPLPAGAARAALSAAWRVHLVPADPGLLDAVLRLPLLDAGRARDELGWTPSTTATEAVAAFLEGLHQGTGLDTPPLTPAAAGAGRHRHA comes from the coding sequence ATGAGAGTCGTCGTCACGGGCGCCAGCGGCAACGCGGGCACCAGCGTGGTCGAGGCCCTGGCGGCCGACCCTACGGTCACCGACGTGCTCGGTGTCTCCCGTCGCCGGCCCGGCCTGAGCATCCCGGGCGTGCGGTGGATCGAAGCCGACGTCGAACCGGGCCGCGGCGACCTGACCGAGGTCTTCGCGGGCGCCGACGCGGTCGTCCACCTCGCGTGGAAGTTCCAGCCCACCCACGACCCCGTCGCCACATGGCGGACCAACGTCCTGGGAAGCATCAACGTCTTCGAGTCGTGTGCACGGGCCGGTGTGCACGCTCTGGTGCACGCCTCGTCGGTCGGCGCGTACTCGCCCGGCCCGGAGGACGGGCGTCCGGTCGACGAGTCCTGGCCCACCCACGGCTGGCCGGGCGCTGCCTACACCCGGGAGAAGGCCTATCTGGAGCGGTACCTCGACGCCTTCCAACTCGCCCACCCCGAACTGCGGGTGGTGCGGATGCGGCCGGCGTTCCTGTTCAAGAAGGAGTCGGCGAGCGAGCAGGGCAGGATCTTCGGCGGGCGGTTCCTGCCGTGGCGCCTGATCCGGCCGGGCCTGCTGCCCGCGCTGCCCGCCGTGTCCGGCCTGCGCTTCCAGGCCCTGCACACCGACGACGCCGCCGAGGCGTACCGGGCGGCCGTCGTCCGCCCCGTCCGCGGCCCGTTCAACCTGGTGGCCGATCCCGTACTGAGCACGGCCGCCGTGGCGGGCCTCCTGCGCGCCCGTACGCTGCCGCTCCCGGCCGGCGCAGCCCGAGCCGCGCTCTCCGCGGCCTGGCGGGTGCACCTCGTACCGGCCGATCCCGGCCTGCTGGACGCCGTGCTGCGACTCCCCCTGCTCGACGCCGGCCGGGCCCGCGACGAGCTGGGATGGACGCCGTCGACCACCGCCACCGAGGCCGTCGCGGCATTCCTCGAAGGCCTCCACCAGGGAACCGGCCTCGACACCCCACCCCTGACCCCCGCAGCGGCGGGTGCAGGACGCCATCGGCACGCGTGA
- a CDS encoding DUF6381 family protein, protein MSEESMPPERVREMRDKAQELEQAAQHATDPVERQRLRDRAMRIREKSEQVYGRGSGTMDPM, encoded by the coding sequence ATGAGCGAGGAAAGCATGCCTCCCGAGCGGGTTCGGGAGATGCGTGACAAGGCCCAAGAACTGGAGCAGGCGGCGCAGCACGCCACGGATCCCGTGGAACGACAGCGGCTGAGGGACAGGGCCATGCGCATCCGCGAGAAGAGCGAGCAGGTGTACGGGAGGGGCAGCGGAACCATGGACCCGATGTAG
- a CDS encoding VOC family protein, whose amino-acid sequence MTVPKTTVLVLDSAEPELLARFYAELLGATAGPAPGDGELLLVTGRGGLVLGVRRDPDHAPPSWPLPEGSQQAHLCILVDEKSLDEAEREAVTLGARPVAAEDDGSLPGSRTTLRRYADPAGHAFALAAIREDIVPGDTP is encoded by the coding sequence ATGACCGTACCCAAGACAACCGTTCTCGTCCTGGACAGTGCCGAGCCCGAGCTGCTGGCACGGTTCTACGCCGAGCTGCTCGGTGCCACGGCAGGGCCGGCACCGGGCGACGGGGAACTCCTGCTCGTCACCGGCCGCGGCGGCCTCGTCCTCGGAGTCCGCCGCGACCCGGACCACGCCCCACCGAGCTGGCCGCTCCCGGAGGGCTCCCAACAGGCCCATCTGTGCATCCTCGTGGACGAGAAGTCCCTCGACGAGGCCGAGCGCGAGGCCGTGACCCTCGGAGCCCGCCCGGTGGCCGCGGAGGACGACGGCAGCCTGCCGGGCAGCCGGACCACCCTGCGCCGCTACGCCGACCCGGCCGGCCACGCGTTCGCGCTCGCCGCCATCCGCGAGGACATCGTTCCCGGAGACACGCCCTGA
- a CDS encoding CsbD family protein encodes MADKGKMDQAKGKAKETVGKVTGNDRMKAEGKTDQAKGKAKEALSETEKRARGIQDSLRDKRDRA; translated from the coding sequence ATGGCTGACAAGGGCAAGATGGACCAGGCCAAGGGCAAGGCCAAGGAAACCGTCGGCAAGGTCACCGGCAACGACCGGATGAAGGCCGAGGGCAAGACGGACCAGGCCAAGGGCAAGGCGAAGGAAGCCCTGAGCGAAACCGAGAAGCGCGCCCGCGGCATCCAGGATTCCCTGCGCGACAAGCGCGACAGGGCCTGA
- a CDS encoding plasmid stabilization protein, whose amino-acid sequence MPRGSSPKRERQYEHIKESAEQRGESTKRAKEIAARTVNKERARSGESKTASRSSTQDMSSSKRGGQRSHTGSQGPTKEQLYNEAKHRGIEGRSKMDKAELKRALGR is encoded by the coding sequence ATGCCTCGCGGTTCCAGTCCCAAGCGTGAACGTCAGTACGAGCACATCAAGGAGAGTGCCGAGCAGCGCGGCGAGAGCACGAAGCGTGCGAAGGAGATCGCCGCACGTACCGTCAACAAGGAACGCGCCCGCTCCGGGGAGTCGAAGACCGCGAGCCGGTCCTCCACGCAGGACATGTCGTCGTCGAAGCGTGGTGGACAGCGCTCTCACACCGGCTCCCAGGGCCCGACGAAGGAGCAGCTCTACAACGAGGCGAAGCATCGGGGCATCGAAGGCCGTTCGAAGATGGACAAGGCGGAACTCAAGCGGGCCCTCGGCCGCTGA